From Streptomyces sp. NBC_00370, a single genomic window includes:
- a CDS encoding ABC transporter permease, producing the protein MTNLTKTPVTAEPAPVPAERHGAEEPARVRRILTAPLRSPGVTLSVLVLLLVLGWALVPEWFTSRSPLTGVPAERFRSPSAEHFFGTDQLGRDIYARVVHGAALSLRATVAAILIALVGGVVLGLVAGFFGHWTDTVIMRIVEVMLSVPPVLLSLTIITALGFGTAQVAVAIGVTSVAAFARVMRAEVLRVRTAPYVEAAILCGTRWWRILPRYILPAAIGPVLALAALDFGLVVLAISSLSFLGYGEPPPAPEWGSLVADGRNYLATSWWLTTLPSLTVTVVVLAANRLSRVLETEGRNR; encoded by the coding sequence ATGACGAACCTGACGAAGACCCCCGTCACCGCCGAACCCGCGCCGGTCCCGGCCGAGCGGCACGGCGCCGAGGAGCCCGCCCGGGTCCGGCGGATCCTGACCGCGCCGCTGCGTTCCCCCGGCGTCACCCTCTCCGTCCTGGTGCTGCTGCTCGTACTCGGCTGGGCCCTCGTCCCCGAGTGGTTCACCAGCCGCAGTCCCCTCACCGGCGTCCCCGCCGAGCGGTTCCGGTCACCGAGTGCCGAACACTTCTTCGGCACCGACCAGTTGGGCCGCGACATCTACGCACGGGTGGTGCACGGCGCCGCCCTGTCGCTGCGCGCCACCGTCGCGGCCATCCTGATCGCCCTGGTGGGCGGCGTCGTGCTCGGCCTTGTCGCCGGCTTCTTCGGGCACTGGACGGACACCGTCATCATGCGGATCGTCGAGGTCATGCTGTCGGTGCCACCGGTACTGCTGTCGCTCACCATCATCACCGCGCTCGGCTTCGGCACCGCACAGGTCGCCGTCGCGATCGGTGTCACCAGCGTCGCCGCCTTCGCCCGCGTCATGCGGGCCGAGGTGCTGCGGGTGCGGACAGCGCCGTACGTCGAAGCGGCGATCCTCTGCGGCACCCGGTGGTGGCGCATCCTGCCCCGCTACATCCTGCCGGCCGCGATCGGACCCGTACTGGCCCTGGCGGCGCTCGACTTCGGCCTGGTCGTCCTCGCCATCTCCAGCCTCAGCTTCCTCGGGTACGGGGAGCCGCCGCCGGCCCCCGAGTGGGGGTCCCTGGTCGCCGACGGACGCAACTACCTGGCCACCTCCTGGTGGCTCACCACCCTGCCCAGTCTCACCGTGACCGTGGTCGTCCTCGCGGCCAACCGGCTCTCGCGGGTGCTGGAAACCGAAGGGAGAAACCGGTGA
- a CDS encoding acyl-CoA carboxylase epsilon subunit, which translates to MDQHILRVQRGNPRPEELAALTAALLTRLTAVAPDSGPVRRRSLAGWRRPERAAMFDGPRSWRAAAPRS; encoded by the coding sequence ATGGACCAGCACATCCTGCGCGTACAGCGCGGCAACCCCCGTCCGGAAGAACTCGCGGCGCTCACCGCCGCCCTCCTCACCCGGCTCACCGCCGTGGCACCGGACAGCGGCCCGGTACGCCGGCGCTCGCTCGCCGGCTGGCGCAGACCGGAGCGCGCCGCCATGTTCGACGGCCCGCGCAGCTGGCGGGCCGCCGCCCCCAGGAGCTGA
- a CDS encoding nuclear transport factor 2 family protein: MSAVTSTESTESTKSTEETVAALRAQLRDLTDRAELTALADRYVTHLDRDRHRDDWFGSVFTDDVHLTFPMGEYKGTAGLAEFQELARTTFERTHHTASNYTVDVEGDRARIRAHLTAVHVRRAAEPGTHFTIGGHYEADAVRTPEGWRINRFVFELIWHEGQGPQGAPGH, encoded by the coding sequence ATGAGTGCCGTCACCAGCACCGAAAGCACCGAAAGCACCAAAAGCACCGAAGAGACCGTCGCCGCGCTGCGGGCCCAGCTGCGCGACCTCACCGACCGGGCCGAACTCACCGCTCTCGCCGACCGTTACGTCACCCACCTCGACCGGGACCGGCACCGCGACGACTGGTTCGGTTCGGTCTTCACCGACGACGTCCATCTCACCTTCCCCATGGGGGAGTACAAGGGAACGGCCGGACTCGCCGAGTTCCAGGAGCTGGCCCGCACCACCTTCGAACGCACCCATCACACCGCCTCCAACTACACCGTCGACGTCGAAGGCGACCGCGCCAGGATCCGGGCCCATCTGACCGCCGTACACGTACGCCGGGCAGCCGAACCCGGCACCCACTTCACCATCGGCGGGCACTACGAGGCCGACGCCGTCCGCACCCCCGAGGGCTGGCGGATCAACCGGTTCGTCTTCGAGCTGATATGGCACGAAGGACAGGGTCCGCAGGGCGCTCCGGGCCACTGA
- a CDS encoding ABC transporter substrate-binding protein: MSTRTTGSRPRLRLAIALLAVVLPVAACSGEGTGSGGKSDGAPRDGGTLLVGSEADPSCLDPQQTGQLGAVDISRAVVDGLTSQDPKTGKIVPWLAKSFTTSADGSAFTFVLREGATFSDGKPVDGAAVKATFDNLVKLPANGAPSYLIGYKGTTVTDAHRVTVKFATANAQFLQATSTVGLGILSPSTFTASAADRCRGKFVGSGPYVLDHYTTNQEVVLKKRKDYAWPSSIATNKGAAHFDEVKFSFIPEGGARTGALSSGQVGVAKALLPTDEAQFKGNGFSILSAPSPGLVPPLSLNHKGILADFKVREALLKGIDRKGLVDSVFSSSYKPATSALSSGTPYYKDFSDKLRYDAAGAKSLLDSAGWRVGKDGIRVKDGKPLALTWLIPAPLPPVDEAVQQQLRKIGVDVKLKPVAPAVYVEQQQKGQFDLTAVGVTRADPDVLRNIFYTKGDNLWHLPPSKLDTYLEQEVTATSEAARQTAVNNAVGWILDHADTVPLYQGANVHGVSDKVKGLKLDASNRFDLHDAWLG, translated from the coding sequence ATGTCCACAAGAACCACCGGCTCGCGTCCACGGCTCCGTCTCGCGATCGCACTGCTCGCGGTCGTTCTGCCCGTCGCGGCCTGTTCGGGCGAGGGGACCGGCTCCGGCGGCAAGAGTGACGGCGCACCGCGTGACGGTGGCACCCTGCTGGTGGGCAGCGAGGCGGACCCGAGCTGCCTCGACCCGCAGCAGACCGGGCAGCTCGGCGCCGTGGACATCTCCAGGGCCGTGGTCGACGGGCTCACCTCGCAGGACCCGAAGACCGGCAAGATCGTGCCCTGGCTGGCCAAGTCCTTCACCACCAGCGCCGACGGCAGCGCGTTCACCTTCGTACTGCGCGAAGGCGCCACCTTCAGTGACGGCAAGCCCGTCGACGGGGCTGCGGTGAAGGCCACGTTCGACAACCTGGTCAAGCTGCCGGCCAACGGCGCCCCCAGCTATCTGATCGGCTACAAGGGCACCACCGTGACCGACGCGCACCGGGTGACCGTGAAGTTCGCGACGGCCAACGCCCAGTTCCTCCAGGCGACTTCCACCGTCGGCCTGGGCATTCTGTCGCCGTCGACCTTCACCGCTTCGGCCGCCGACCGCTGCCGCGGCAAGTTCGTCGGCTCGGGCCCCTACGTCCTGGACCACTACACCACCAACCAGGAAGTGGTCCTGAAGAAGCGCAAGGACTACGCCTGGCCCTCGTCCATCGCCACGAACAAGGGCGCGGCGCACTTCGACGAGGTGAAGTTCTCCTTCATCCCCGAGGGCGGGGCCCGCACCGGCGCGCTCAGCTCGGGACAGGTCGGGGTCGCCAAGGCTCTCCTGCCCACGGACGAGGCCCAGTTCAAGGGCAACGGCTTCAGCATCCTGTCGGCGCCGAGCCCCGGGCTCGTACCGCCGCTCTCCCTCAACCACAAGGGGATCCTCGCCGACTTCAAGGTCCGTGAGGCGCTGCTCAAGGGCATCGACAGGAAGGGGCTCGTGGACTCCGTCTTCAGCAGCTCCTACAAGCCGGCCACCAGCGCGCTGTCCTCGGGCACCCCGTACTACAAGGACTTCTCCGACAAGCTGCGCTACGACGCGGCGGGCGCCAAGTCCCTGCTGGACAGCGCGGGTTGGCGGGTGGGCAAGGACGGCATCCGGGTCAAGGACGGCAAGCCGCTGGCGCTCACCTGGCTGATACCCGCGCCCCTGCCGCCCGTCGACGAGGCCGTCCAGCAGCAGCTCCGCAAGATCGGCGTCGATGTGAAGCTCAAGCCCGTCGCACCGGCCGTCTACGTCGAACAGCAGCAGAAGGGCCAGTTCGACCTCACGGCCGTCGGGGTCACCCGCGCCGACCCGGACGTCCTGCGCAACATCTTCTACACCAAGGGCGACAACCTCTGGCATCTGCCGCCCAGCAAGCTCGACACCTATCTGGAGCAGGAGGTCACGGCGACGAGCGAAGCCGCCCGGCAGACCGCGGTCAACAACGCCGTCGGCTGGATCCTCGACCACGCCGACACCGTCCCGCTGTACCAGGGCGCCAACGTCCACGGCGTGTCCGACAAGGTCAAGGGGCTGAAACTCGACGCCTCCAACCGCTTCGACCTGCACGACGCCTGGCTCGGCTGA
- a CDS encoding ABC transporter permease, giving the protein MNTALYAVTRTLRALFVVWAAFTLTFVALRLLPGDPVALMLSGRGGFAGLTPQQIAQTRADLGFDRPLIVQYGSALADALHGDFGSSLQSGQPVSHMITEAIPPTLQVGSLALVLALVLGTLTGVTANLTASPALRQLLRSIPSFAVSLPSFWVGLILIQVLSFQWHLFPSLGNTGVQSMILPAFTLAVPGAALVAQVLGKSLHTTLQEPYADTVRATGAGRARLLFGHGLRNAAIPAVTVVGLLVGYLIGGAVVVETVFSRPGMGRITQSAVSSQDLPVVQGVVVVAALAFAVVNLLIDLVYPVLDPRIRSTGRLVTT; this is encoded by the coding sequence GTGAACACGGCCCTGTACGCGGTCACCCGGACGCTGCGCGCGTTGTTCGTCGTCTGGGCCGCGTTCACGCTCACCTTCGTCGCGCTGCGTCTGCTGCCCGGCGACCCGGTGGCGCTGATGCTGAGCGGACGCGGCGGTTTCGCCGGCCTGACGCCCCAGCAGATCGCCCAGACGCGCGCGGACCTCGGCTTCGACCGCCCGCTGATCGTCCAGTACGGCTCGGCGCTCGCCGACGCGCTGCACGGCGACTTCGGCTCGTCCCTCCAGAGCGGGCAGCCGGTCTCCCACATGATCACCGAAGCGATCCCGCCGACGCTCCAGGTCGGCAGCCTCGCACTGGTACTCGCGCTGGTGCTCGGCACCCTCACCGGGGTGACCGCCAACCTGACCGCGAGCCCCGCCCTGCGTCAACTGCTGCGTTCCATACCGTCGTTCGCGGTGTCGCTGCCGTCGTTCTGGGTGGGACTCATCCTGATCCAGGTGCTGTCCTTCCAATGGCATCTCTTCCCCTCACTCGGCAACACCGGCGTGCAGAGCATGATCCTGCCCGCCTTCACCCTGGCCGTCCCGGGGGCCGCGCTGGTGGCACAGGTGCTCGGCAAGAGCCTCCACACCACCCTCCAGGAGCCGTACGCCGACACCGTACGGGCCACCGGGGCGGGCAGGGCCCGGCTGCTCTTCGGGCACGGTCTGCGCAACGCGGCCATCCCCGCCGTGACCGTGGTCGGTCTGCTCGTCGGCTATCTGATCGGCGGCGCCGTCGTGGTGGAGACGGTGTTCTCGCGTCCCGGCATGGGCCGCATCACCCAGTCGGCCGTGTCGTCGCAGGATCTGCCCGTCGTGCAGGGCGTCGTGGTCGTGGCGGCCCTCGCCTTCGCGGTGGTCAATCTGCTGATCGACCTGGTCTATCCGGTCCTCGATCCGAGGATCCGCTCAACGGGACGGCTGGTGACCACATGA
- a CDS encoding acyl-CoA carboxylase subunit beta: MATAQPSPDVPGPLADLAARRKEAYEGPGAAATERQHAKGKLTVRERVELLLDKGSFTEVEAFRRHRATGFGLEAKKPYTDGVITGWGRVEGRTVFVYAHDFRIFGGALGEAHAAKIHKIMDMAISAGAPLVSLNDGAGARIQEGVSALAGYGGIFRRNTRASGVIPQISVMLGPCAGGAAYSPALTDFVFMVRDTSQMFITGPDVVQAVTGEEITQNGLGGANVHAQTSGVAHFAYDDEETCIAEVRHLLTLLPANNREMPPYEPADDPADRTSPALTELVPADGSRAYDVRPVIEELVDDGDYMEVHAGWAPNLVCALARLDGHVVGVVANQPAALAGVLDIRASEKGARFVQFCDAFNIPLITLVDVPGFLPGVDQEHDGIIRHGAKLLYAYCNATVPRISVVLRKAYGGAYIVMDSRSIGADVALAWPGNEIAVMGAEGAANVVFRREIAAADDPEHTRRQKIDEYRAELVHPFYAAERGLVDDVIDPRETRPVLARTVAMLLAKDSDLPRRKHGNPPQ, encoded by the coding sequence ATGGCGACCGCTCAGCCCAGCCCCGATGTCCCAGGACCGCTCGCCGATCTGGCGGCGCGCAGGAAGGAGGCGTACGAAGGACCCGGCGCCGCCGCGACGGAACGGCAGCATGCCAAGGGGAAGCTGACCGTACGCGAACGCGTCGAACTCCTCTTGGACAAGGGCAGCTTCACCGAGGTGGAGGCGTTCCGCAGGCACCGGGCGACGGGCTTCGGTCTGGAGGCGAAGAAGCCGTACACGGACGGTGTGATCACCGGCTGGGGCAGGGTCGAGGGCCGGACGGTCTTCGTGTACGCGCACGACTTCCGGATCTTCGGCGGCGCGCTCGGCGAGGCGCACGCGGCGAAGATCCACAAGATCATGGACATGGCCATCTCGGCGGGCGCCCCGCTGGTGTCGCTGAACGACGGCGCGGGCGCCCGTATCCAGGAAGGTGTCTCCGCGCTGGCCGGGTACGGCGGCATCTTCCGGCGCAACACCCGCGCCTCCGGGGTGATCCCGCAGATCAGCGTGATGCTCGGCCCGTGCGCCGGCGGCGCGGCCTACAGTCCCGCGCTGACCGACTTCGTGTTCATGGTCCGCGACACCTCGCAGATGTTCATCACGGGACCCGATGTCGTCCAGGCCGTCACCGGTGAGGAGATCACCCAGAACGGCCTCGGCGGCGCCAACGTGCACGCGCAGACCTCCGGCGTCGCGCACTTCGCGTACGACGACGAGGAGACCTGCATCGCCGAGGTGCGCCATCTGCTCACCCTGCTGCCCGCCAACAACCGGGAGATGCCGCCGTACGAACCGGCCGACGACCCCGCCGACCGGACCTCGCCCGCGCTGACCGAACTGGTGCCTGCCGACGGCAGCCGCGCCTACGACGTACGCCCCGTGATCGAGGAACTCGTCGACGACGGCGACTACATGGAGGTGCACGCGGGCTGGGCACCCAACCTGGTATGCGCACTCGCCCGGCTCGACGGCCATGTCGTCGGTGTCGTCGCCAACCAGCCCGCCGCGCTCGCCGGGGTCCTCGACATCAGGGCCAGCGAGAAGGGCGCCAGATTCGTCCAGTTCTGCGACGCGTTCAACATCCCGCTGATCACCCTGGTCGACGTACCGGGCTTTCTGCCCGGCGTCGACCAGGAGCACGACGGCATCATCCGGCACGGCGCGAAACTGCTGTACGCGTACTGCAACGCGACCGTGCCCCGGATCTCGGTGGTGCTCCGCAAGGCCTACGGCGGCGCCTACATCGTCATGGACTCCCGGTCCATCGGCGCCGACGTCGCGCTGGCCTGGCCCGGCAACGAGATCGCCGTGATGGGCGCCGAAGGCGCGGCCAACGTCGTCTTCCGCCGGGAGATCGCCGCCGCCGACGACCCGGAGCACACCAGGCGCCAGAAGATCGACGAATACCGCGCCGAACTCGTCCACCCCTTCTACGCGGCCGAGCGCGGACTCGTGGACGACGTCATCGACCCCCGCGAGACCCGCCCCGTCCTGGCCCGCACCGTGGCGATGCTGCTGGCCAAGGACTCCGACCTGCCACGCCGCAAGCACGGCAACCCGCCCCAGTGA
- a CDS encoding LLM class flavin-dependent oxidoreductase, translated as MPERLARKLWFGIGPGVALAEAPEVVRRVEYADRAGLDFFALSDHPYYGDRLEAYGALGLLLGRTRNITGVTTVTNLPTRPVPLLARTLSTLSALSGGRVVLGLGAGGYWDDIARFGATRLDPAAAVRALEEAIGLVKALSGGVRPVTLDGEFTQVLALDPAPVPAPLVWTGSVGPKSLAVTGRSADGWIPGNAADWHSERYRQSRPVIDEAARSAGRDPADVTTVFNLPARITDAPVNVPRDASGRWLGGSVDQWITELTEAVLDHGASGFVYFASGDPSGQVGLGRWAEEIVPAVREAVAKG; from the coding sequence ATGCCAGAACGGCTCGCACGCAAGCTGTGGTTCGGAATCGGCCCGGGGGTCGCCCTCGCCGAAGCGCCGGAGGTCGTCCGCAGGGTCGAGTACGCCGACCGTGCGGGACTCGACTTCTTCGCCCTGTCCGACCACCCCTACTACGGCGACCGGCTGGAGGCCTACGGCGCCCTCGGGCTGCTCCTCGGCAGGACCAGGAACATCACGGGTGTCACCACCGTCACCAATCTGCCGACCCGCCCGGTGCCCCTGCTGGCCCGCACCCTGTCGACACTGTCGGCGCTCAGCGGCGGCCGGGTCGTCCTCGGCCTCGGCGCCGGCGGGTACTGGGACGACATCGCGCGCTTCGGCGCCACCCGGCTCGACCCGGCCGCCGCCGTACGCGCCCTGGAGGAGGCCATCGGTCTGGTCAAGGCGCTGTCCGGCGGCGTACGACCCGTCACCCTGGACGGCGAGTTCACACAGGTGCTCGCACTGGACCCGGCGCCGGTTCCCGCGCCGCTCGTCTGGACCGGCTCGGTGGGGCCCAAGTCCCTCGCCGTCACCGGACGTTCGGCCGACGGCTGGATACCGGGCAACGCCGCCGACTGGCACAGCGAGCGCTACCGGCAGTCCCGCCCGGTGATCGACGAGGCGGCCCGTTCCGCGGGACGCGACCCCGCCGACGTCACCACCGTCTTCAATCTGCCCGCACGCATCACCGACGCCCCCGTCAACGTCCCGCGCGATGCGTCGGGCCGCTGGCTGGGCGGATCCGTCGACCAGTGGATCACCGAGCTGACCGAGGCCGTGCTGGACCACGGCGCATCGGGATTCGTGTACTTCGCCTCGGGCGACCCCTCGGGCCAGGTCGGCCTCGGTCGCTGGGCCGAGGAGATCGTGCCCGCCGTCCGCGAGGCCGTCGCCAAGGGCTGA
- a CDS encoding methyltransferase: MPPGTNELPLPAQVLQIITAGWLAQAVSATAELGVADVLAEGPRPVSEIAAATDTHAPSLYRLLRAGADIGLFTEHDGRVFELTELGGTLRADSPTSLRNFAIWTGLPAERHAWAGLTDAVRTGNTAFAEVLGKPVWDYLHDHPDVLGVFDRAMTEASRQIIAPVVAAYDFGRFGTVVDAGGGRGALLAAVLASAPGTRGVLYDRPEVIASAGQPLRDAGVDDRAELVPGDFFVSVPTGADAVILSNIIHDWDDEQSRRILGNARDALTDGGHVLLVEAVLPDRPRPSPTVSLMDLDMLVVAGGQQRTAAEFESLLADSGLKLSRIVPGGHCSVVEAVRA; the protein is encoded by the coding sequence ATGCCCCCAGGCACCAACGAACTGCCCCTGCCCGCCCAGGTTCTGCAGATCATCACCGCCGGCTGGCTCGCCCAGGCGGTCAGCGCGACCGCCGAACTCGGCGTCGCCGACGTCCTGGCCGAAGGACCCCGACCGGTCTCCGAGATCGCGGCGGCGACCGACACCCACGCCCCCAGCCTCTACCGGCTGCTGCGGGCCGGCGCCGACATCGGTCTGTTCACCGAACACGACGGCCGCGTATTCGAGTTGACCGAGCTCGGCGGCACCCTGCGCGCCGACTCCCCGACCAGTCTGCGCAACTTCGCGATCTGGACCGGGCTGCCCGCCGAACGGCACGCCTGGGCGGGCCTCACCGACGCCGTAAGGACCGGGAACACCGCGTTCGCCGAGGTGCTCGGCAAGCCCGTCTGGGACTATCTGCACGACCACCCCGATGTGCTCGGCGTCTTCGACCGCGCCATGACCGAGGCGTCCCGGCAGATCATCGCCCCCGTCGTCGCCGCCTACGACTTCGGCCGGTTCGGCACCGTGGTGGACGCGGGCGGCGGGCGCGGCGCACTGCTGGCCGCCGTACTGGCCTCGGCGCCCGGCACCCGCGGTGTCCTCTACGACCGGCCGGAGGTCATCGCGAGCGCGGGACAGCCGCTGCGCGACGCCGGTGTGGACGACCGTGCCGAACTGGTCCCCGGCGACTTCTTCGTATCCGTACCGACAGGAGCCGACGCGGTGATCCTGTCCAACATCATCCACGACTGGGACGACGAGCAGTCGCGGCGCATCCTCGGCAACGCGCGGGACGCGCTCACCGACGGCGGGCATGTCCTGCTGGTGGAGGCGGTGCTGCCGGACCGGCCGCGCCCCTCGCCCACGGTCTCCCTGATGGACCTGGACATGCTGGTGGTGGCCGGCGGACAGCAGCGCACCGCCGCCGAGTTCGAGTCCCTGCTGGCCGACTCCGGCCTCAAACTGTCGCGCATCGTGCCCGGCGGCCACTGCAGTGTCGTCGAGGCCGTACGCGCCTGA
- a CDS encoding carbohydrate kinase family protein, which translates to MAHPTSRTARGHRVLVTGSIATDHLMAYPGRFAEQLLTGQLESVSLSFLADTLEIRRGGVGANIALGLARLGLAPVLAGSAGADFADYGAWLAGQGVDITPVRVSDTLHTARFVCTTDADHNQIATFYAGAMAEARHISLTRTVAGAGRPELVLIAPDDPEAMLRHTTEARAAGLPFAADPSQQLARLDRAATRRLVDGACHLFTNAYEAGLLRERTGWTDEQVLAHVGTWVVTRGADGVDLLRAGEAPLRVPAVPTDVPAEPTGVGDAFRAGFLAGLSWSLPAAAAARLGCAVATVVLETVGTQDYQLSADELLLGVKRAHGEPAAAELAGPLGAGIERATTGGAG; encoded by the coding sequence ATGGCACATCCCACGAGCCGCACCGCGCGCGGCCACCGGGTGCTGGTCACCGGGTCCATCGCCACCGACCATCTGATGGCCTACCCCGGCCGGTTCGCCGAGCAGCTGCTCACCGGTCAACTGGAGAGCGTCTCGCTGTCGTTCCTCGCCGACACCCTGGAGATCCGGCGCGGCGGAGTGGGCGCCAACATCGCCCTCGGCCTCGCCCGGCTCGGACTCGCTCCCGTGCTGGCCGGGTCCGCCGGCGCCGACTTCGCCGACTACGGCGCCTGGCTGGCCGGGCAGGGCGTGGACATCACACCCGTACGGGTCAGCGACACCCTGCACACGGCCCGCTTCGTGTGCACCACCGACGCCGACCACAACCAGATCGCCACGTTCTACGCCGGGGCGATGGCCGAGGCGCGGCACATCTCACTGACCAGGACCGTGGCCGGCGCCGGCCGGCCGGAGCTGGTGCTGATCGCACCGGACGATCCCGAGGCGATGCTCCGGCACACCACCGAGGCGCGCGCCGCAGGCCTTCCCTTCGCCGCCGACCCCTCGCAGCAACTCGCCCGGCTCGACCGGGCCGCCACCCGCCGGCTGGTCGACGGGGCGTGTCACCTCTTCACCAACGCGTACGAGGCGGGCCTGCTGCGCGAACGCACCGGCTGGACCGACGAGCAGGTGCTGGCGCACGTCGGCACCTGGGTCGTCACCCGGGGCGCCGACGGGGTCGACCTGCTGCGGGCCGGGGAAGCGCCCCTGCGGGTCCCGGCCGTGCCCACCGACGTGCCGGCCGAACCCACCGGCGTGGGCGACGCCTTCCGCGCGGGGTTCCTCGCCGGGCTCTCCTGGTCGCTTCCGGCCGCCGCCGCCGCGCGGCTGGGCTGCGCCGTCGCCACCGTCGTACTGGAGACGGTCGGCACGCAGGACTACCAACTGAGCGCCGACGAGCTGCTGCTGGGCGTCAAACGCGCTCACGGCGAGCCCGCTGCGGCGGAGTTGGCAGGCCCGCTCGGCGCCGGAATCGAGCGGGCGACGACAGGGGGCGCCGGATGA
- a CDS encoding alpha/beta hydrolase, which yields MNPARPAVTPALSSGVRRITLNGAEAPLSALLAEPATTPRAVIVALHGGGLTSGYFDGQAHPSLSLLTLGASRGYTVLALDRPGYGRSAAHLPDGLSLTDQAAMVRAALGAFAARHPTGGGLLLLAHSFGGKLALHLAAGGLCDLRGLDISGCGHRSALLPGQLPFGGGRLRTTRLWGPLRLYPAGTFRHDRVPAAPVPIRESAEVARWPEQFGALASRVRVPVRFTFAEHERSWLHGDDDLADLAAALTGAPRVRTERQPGSGHNISLGLAARTYHLRALDFLGGCLPGLSDLGGSDPGRSDPE from the coding sequence ATGAACCCCGCCCGGCCGGCCGTCACCCCCGCACTGTCGTCGGGCGTACGCCGCATCACCCTCAACGGCGCCGAAGCGCCCCTCTCGGCGCTGCTCGCCGAACCCGCCACCACGCCGCGCGCCGTGATCGTCGCCCTGCACGGCGGCGGCCTCACCTCGGGCTACTTCGACGGGCAGGCCCACCCCTCCCTCTCGCTGCTGACACTCGGGGCGAGCCGCGGGTACACCGTCCTCGCGCTGGACCGCCCCGGCTACGGGCGCTCCGCCGCGCATCTGCCCGACGGACTGTCCCTCACCGACCAGGCCGCCATGGTGCGTGCCGCGCTCGGGGCGTTCGCCGCGCGTCATCCGACCGGCGGCGGACTCCTGCTGCTGGCCCACTCCTTCGGCGGCAAGCTCGCCCTGCACCTCGCCGCCGGCGGACTCTGCGACCTGCGGGGTCTCGACATCTCGGGCTGCGGACATCGCAGCGCCCTGCTGCCGGGACAACTCCCCTTCGGCGGCGGCCGGCTGAGAACGACCCGGCTCTGGGGTCCGCTCCGGCTCTACCCGGCGGGCACCTTCCGCCACGACCGGGTACCCGCGGCGCCGGTCCCGATACGGGAGAGCGCCGAAGTCGCCCGCTGGCCCGAGCAGTTCGGGGCGCTGGCGTCCCGGGTGCGGGTACCGGTCCGCTTCACCTTCGCCGAACACGAACGGTCCTGGCTGCACGGCGACGACGACCTCGCCGATCTCGCGGCGGCGCTGACCGGCGCACCCCGGGTCCGTACGGAACGACAGCCCGGCTCCGGACACAACATCAGCCTCGGACTGGCGGCCCGCACCTACCACCTGCGGGCGCTGGACTTCCTGGGCGGCTGCCTGCCCGGCCTGTCAGACCTCGGCGGATCCGACCCCGGCCGGTCCGACCCCGAATGA